A region of Alphaproteobacteria bacterium DNA encodes the following proteins:
- a CDS encoding isopenicillin N synthase family oxygenase → MAEQVDLDQGLVGERIPLEAVPVIDFEPFRLGGFDARVGVGKRIGDACRNIGFFYVRNHGVPDALVARTFAEAKRFFDLPAERKHEIAIENSSCHRGFFALGGENLDPAKQREQGDFKEGVKIGRDLPEDHPLVAAGTPLHGANQWPSSLPGWQGAIKAYYESMDHLGRQIMRAFALALDIDECFFDPKVTEPMTTLGPLHYPPQRGRITEQRIGAGAHTDFGCVTMLAQDDAGGLQVRNAAGRWIDAPPIPGTFVINVGDMMARWTNDHFASTTHRVINISGMERYSMPFFFDPNFDAEVRAQSTCTGPDDPAKYPPTTGGQHLLDKINETFTYHREKDVGGS, encoded by the coding sequence ATGGCGGAGCAGGTCGATCTCGATCAAGGATTGGTCGGCGAACGCATCCCGCTCGAAGCGGTGCCGGTGATCGACTTCGAACCCTTTCGCCTGGGCGGTTTCGATGCCCGCGTCGGGGTCGGCAAACGGATCGGCGACGCGTGCCGGAACATCGGCTTCTTCTATGTGAGAAACCATGGTGTTCCCGACGCCTTGGTGGCGCGCACGTTCGCCGAAGCAAAGCGTTTCTTCGATCTGCCGGCGGAACGCAAACACGAGATCGCTATCGAGAATTCGTCGTGCCATCGCGGCTTTTTCGCTCTCGGCGGCGAAAACCTGGACCCGGCAAAGCAGCGCGAGCAAGGCGATTTCAAGGAAGGCGTCAAGATCGGGCGCGATTTGCCCGAGGATCACCCCCTGGTCGCGGCTGGGACGCCCCTGCACGGCGCCAACCAGTGGCCTTCGAGCTTGCCCGGCTGGCAGGGCGCGATCAAGGCCTACTATGAATCGATGGATCACCTGGGCCGTCAAATCATGCGCGCTTTTGCGCTGGCGCTCGACATCGACGAATGTTTCTTCGACCCGAAGGTGACCGAGCCGATGACGACGCTGGGCCCCTTGCACTATCCGCCGCAGCGCGGCCGCATCACCGAGCAGCGGATCGGGGCCGGCGCCCATACCGACTTCGGCTGCGTGACCATGCTCGCCCAGGACGATGCCGGCGGGCTTCAAGTTCGCAACGCCGCCGGGCGGTGGATCGATGCGCCACCGATACCCGGTACGTTCGTCATCAATGTCGGCGACATGATGGCGCGCTGGACCAACGACCATTTCGCGTCAACGACCCACCGTGTCATCAACATTTCGGGCATGGAGCGCTACTCGATGCCGTTCTTTTTCGACCCCAATTTCGATGCCGAGGTGCGTGCCCAGTCGACCTGCACCGGGCCGGACGACCCGGCGAAATATCCGCCGACGACCGGCGGGCAGCATCTTCTCGACAAGATCAACGAGACCTTCACCTATCACCGTGAAAAGGACGTCGGCGGGTCGTGA
- a CDS encoding ABC transporter permease subunit translates to MMRGRHIYQRIVLLPIFFPQAVLGLALLIWFSAVGIIPDWRTAVLAHLVWITPIVTLVISIQAYSFDPALEEAAYDLGASRWQTLREITLPVLWPGIVSGGLFAFLLSWGNFPLSLFTTGADQTVPEWLYAKMISGYTPLVPTLGALTTGSAALVLILGYTLWVVTKRVRGD, encoded by the coding sequence ATGATGCGGGGGCGGCATATCTACCAGCGCATCGTGCTGTTGCCGATCTTCTTTCCGCAGGCGGTTCTGGGCCTCGCCTTGCTGATCTGGTTCAGCGCCGTCGGCATCATCCCGGACTGGCGGACCGCGGTGCTGGCGCATCTCGTCTGGATCACGCCGATCGTGACCTTGGTCATCTCGATCCAGGCATATTCGTTCGACCCCGCGCTCGAAGAGGCGGCCTACGATCTCGGCGCGTCGCGTTGGCAGACCCTGCGCGAGATCACCTTGCCGGTGTTGTGGCCCGGTATCGTTTCGGGCGGACTGTTCGCGTTTCTGCTGTCGTGGGGAAATTTCCCCTTGTCGCTGTTCACCACCGGCGCCGATCAAACCGTGCCGGAGTGGCTTTATGCCAAGATGATTTCGGGCTATACGCCCCTAGTGCCGACGCTGGGTGCGCTGACCACCGGAAGCGCGGCGCTGGTCCTAATTCTCGGCTATACTCTTTGGGTCGTGACCAAACGCGTACGTGGAGACTGA
- a CDS encoding MmgE/PrpD family protein produces MPPPHHPNSRAGRTHSIPYCVAAALLKPIRYEDFNEPYCRDLALTQLIPKIDVVEDSEITKAYPAKSKCTITITLADSSTIHGERDYP; encoded by the coding sequence ATGCCGCCCCCGCATCATCCAAACAGCCGCGCCGGACGGACCCACTCGATCCCGTACTGCGTCGCGGCGGCCCTGCTCAAGCCGATCCGATACGAGGATTTCAACGAACCGTATTGCAGGGACCTGGCCCTCACGCAACTCATCCCGAAGATCGACGTCGTCGAAGACTCCGAGATCACGAAAGCCTATCCCGCGAAGTCCAAGTGCACGATCACAATCACCCTAGCGGACAGTTCGACGATTCATGGCGAACGCGACTACCCCTAG
- a CDS encoding DeoR/GlpR transcriptional regulator has translation MSNSSPPVAAVRPSKSERHDRIIGALKLSPTVRISELAEAFGVSTETVRRDIDDLSSRGLVARTYGGATAPMGREPGVRERAAAMVKERERIAGAACRMINPGDVVMVDSGATTLHLARCMAGARVDATVITNGIRVAQTLGAAETIRVILCPGAYSAREDGVYGQDTCEFLTRFHANVAFTSSGGLTDGGITDVDSQAAFVKRAMFARAERRVFMVDHAKFGVRLLEVVMPLSILTNIVTDTAPPAPLAQAIAKADIELMVA, from the coding sequence ATGAGCAATTCGAGCCCCCCGGTCGCCGCCGTGCGCCCCAGTAAATCGGAGCGCCACGACCGCATCATCGGCGCCCTCAAATTGTCGCCGACCGTGCGCATCTCCGAGCTTGCCGAGGCGTTCGGCGTTTCGACCGAAACCGTGAGGCGGGATATCGATGACTTGTCGAGCCGCGGCTTGGTCGCGCGCACCTATGGCGGGGCGACGGCGCCCATGGGCCGCGAGCCCGGCGTCCGCGAACGCGCCGCGGCCATGGTCAAGGAGCGCGAACGTATCGCCGGCGCGGCGTGCCGGATGATCAACCCGGGCGACGTGGTCATGGTCGATTCCGGCGCCACCACCCTGCATCTCGCGCGCTGCATGGCCGGTGCCCGCGTCGACGCCACCGTCATCACCAACGGCATACGGGTCGCTCAAACGCTTGGCGCGGCGGAGACGATCCGGGTCATCCTGTGCCCCGGCGCCTACAGCGCGCGGGAGGATGGAGTTTACGGTCAGGACACGTGCGAATTCCTGACCCGGTTCCATGCCAACGTCGCCTTCACCAGCTCGGGTGGCCTGACCGATGGCGGCATCACCGATGTCGATTCTCAGGCGGCGTTCGTCAAACGGGCGATGTTCGCCCGCGCCGAGCGGCGCGTCTTCATGGTCGACCACGCCAAGTTCGGCGTCCGTCTGCTGGAGGTCGTGATGCCGCTCTCGATATTGACCAATATCGTCACCGACACCGCACCGCCGGCCCCACTCGCCCAGGCCATCGCCAAGGCCGACATCGAGCTGATGGTCGCGTGA